DNA sequence from the Nicotiana tomentosiformis chromosome 3, ASM39032v3, whole genome shotgun sequence genome:
TGGATCCTTTTGGGACataatctcgagttcgtttttctctTGTGATAAAAACTTTGGTGTGTTTTATCATTGGTCCTTGTGGAACGTCTACTCCTCCGATAATCATATTAATCACATGTTGATGTTCTTCCTGCTCGATCTGCTTGTTGGcgtccctatttttgaaatggtttttggcccgctAACTTAGAAATTCCCGAAGATGCCCATTGTTGAACAGACGAGTCACTTCTTCCCTTAACTGTCGACAATCCTCGGTTTTGTCCCCGTGAATAgcgtgatacttacacatcaaaaTGTGATCCCTCTGTGCAAGATCGGACTGGAGTGGCCTTGGCCACTTGGTCTCCTTGATGCGACCGATGGCTAACATTATACTCACTgcattcatgttgatattatATTCTGATATCCTCGGAGCATCTCTGACCCGGGGTGATCTGTTGAAACCATTTCTATTCACCAACCCTAAATTGTTTGGACCCTCACCATTTCTTCTATTGTTCCTGGTCTGATGACGATGGGGTCTGTTTCCCCTTTTATTTGAGTTGCAAAGCTGGTATCGGTCTCGGGGCAGCCTCGACTGATCCACTATTCCTTTAGACTTGTTGTTTGCTCTATTGGGATAAACCGACCCAATAGAGCCTGAACGCTAGATACTCTACCAAATTTTGCTACAATTGTTGAGACACAATCAAACTTTGGGGGTTGAGCCCCTGAGTaaatgcctgaacggcccaatcatatGCGGTCGggggcaggtccatccgttccatctaGAATATCAACATGAATTCCCTAAGCATCCCGTTGTCCCTTTACTTTACTTTGAACAAGTCTGATTTCCTCATCTCAGCTTTAATAGTGCTGGTATGGGCTTTAacgaaggcatctgcaagcatagcaaacgaatcaatagaatttggaggtaagttatgatactatatcattgctcccttggaTAAGGTTTACCCGAATTTCTTCAGCAATACCGACTCGATCTTATCATCCTCGAGGTCGTTGCTCTTTATcgcgcatgtgtaggaggtcacatgctcgtttggatctgTAGTCCCATTGTATTTGGGAATATCGGGCATTCAGAAGCTTTTCAAAATTGACTTTGGTGCCGCGCTCGAGGGGAAAGGCTTCTgaacgaactttttggaatcaggtcccttcaatatcggaggtgctcccgggatctgatcgacccttgaATTGTAAGTTTTCACTTTCTTGTCgttcgcctctatcttctttttgCCAGATTCCACCCGTTTTGTCAGTGCTTCGAGCATTTTCATCATCTCGGAAATTTTACCAGGTCCGGAGCCGTCGGGTTCTGTGACAATCCGTTCTTCCCTCTGAGTGTCTTCTCCAACCCGGTCGGGTTTGGTCGCGTTGTGTGTGTGAGTTTGACCCTGAATTTATGCTATAGCAACTTGCTGAGCTTGTAACATCTCAAAAATCAAATGTAAGCTAACTTCATCGCCTCCCCCTTCAGGTGCCTCGCGAACCGATGGCTGGGATGCCCCGTGAACGTTGTTACCGGGATCATTAGTTGGTTGATATTGATAGCAACCTGTGAATTGGCATCGACTGGGTCAGCAATCGGTGCGCCATTAGGGTCGACATGGGGTACGCCGTTGCTGGGCACCACGTTGTTAGTTTCACTGTGGTGGCCTGATTCGGCATCAACACTTAAGTGAGCAGATTGGGAGTTTGACATATTGAATGATCCTGAAACcaaacttcaaagaacaagtgtaaaatatagTGTGTTATAAAGATTCGTattaaatcaccactattatcctaaGCCCCACTGTGGGTGCCaaattgtttatctttaaaaaggataacaattaaatttctaCAGGGTTTAAAGGATACGCAGTTTAATTCAGTACGAATAATCAAAGAACAGTAAGTAATTGAATTAAAAGAAGATAAAATGATCAAACCAAATGTAACAAAATAATTAAGCTTGGCGTTAGCTTCAAATGCTAAGGACTGGTCCTAATCGAGCCCTCGGAATGGAGCTCGGTTGCAACTAGATGGATAAACAGCTGAAGAACACTTGAACAATTACTAAAAGAAACAAGTAaactttattgctttgatatgtgCGCCAACAGTGACCCAAAAAATGAAAAGGTCCTccgctttatatagtaggggaattttAACTccaatacaagtctaaataaggtaaacattctttccttctttttctctcATGAAAACATGATCTACATCCAATATCAAGCGTGATCCGCGCCGTAATATCTGGTTGATGGCGGATATTTTGGCTATCCGTTTGTCTTCTTCAATCGTCTCTTCCTTTATCCTCGGTTCTTCGTATTGCTCGAGCTAGGATCTCTCTGGGTTCGGCCATGCTCGATTCCCGACGTATCATCTGTTTGCTCTTGGTTCCGATCTGCGGGCACCCTCGGCCTTACTAGAGCTAGAAACGAGTAACGTTGTTCCTTGCTTCTCAACGGGAAATCGGGGGTAACtttatccccgattttacccgtacacaaatAGTTTTAATCAAATTTTGTATGTGttgaaaattattaaatatatataaaaattaaatttagaATAAAGGGAATATAAAAATTCTTTCACATAATAGCATGTGGGTTTGACAGAATTTAATACTTTTGATTTAAAATTCTATATATgcattaaaaattattaaatgtgtataaattaaatttaaaatctaGTTACTAGAATTTGAAGTCGTATCTTAGAATCCAGAACTCAGAAATTCTGAATCCCTTTCTGCTTCAGATGACCTCTACCCGAATGaccttttctcttttcttaaagACATGAGAAGATTATGGTGTTTGATTGGTAGAGCGACCAATGAAATTTTAGAAACTTCACTGGAGTTCTAATATGATTGTGCAACACTTTTGATTTTACCAATAGGTCCTATCATGATAAGATTTTACCCATAGGTCCTATTGCTACAGTCGAAGCTACCAAAGTTAAATTGCCCCAAGAAAGTGCCATGCAATTAAGTCATATTGAGTCACGTTTTCTGAAAACATTTACAAGCATGTTAAAGATGTGCTTGAGCCTCCCACAGAAATGTGTGGTGGTGTCATCTAAAAATGGGCACAACTTTTATCGGACGTCTCCAGCAGTTTGGGATGAAGAGATGCTTTTCTTGTTTGTGTAGAGAAACATAAAAACAACAAAGGAACTATAAAAACAACTGATAAATAAAATATTCAGTCACTGAAGATTCAAAACATTGTCTAAACTTATCCTTTTCGATAACTTTGGTGTTCGAATCTTGACTAATTCATTAACCATATAGGAGTAATTCACAAGTACTGTGTCAATGTTAATTGTCGAAACTAAATCAGATAAACTAGAAGGGGATGATTGGAGCAATGGATCGCAGCATGAAATTCGGTATAAGATAATATAGTGTTTGATTGGTCTTATAAGAAATACTAACTACTGCATTATAATGCAACTTCTTGGTGAAATTAAGTAATATTTATAGTATTACTCAGGAATTCATGTGTCATTTTATGAGAGATATAACAGTAGAATAAAAACACTGTATTAACAGCAATGCGTTTATCTATTTAAAATGTCATTTACTATACTAAAATAGTATAAACATTATGACATACCAAAAAACCCTTACTCTTATCTAGTACAGGAAAAGCGCTTATTTAACTATGTCGCCTCAGTTACTCCATGTATACCGAAGACTCACTCACCGTTTTCACTGTACCCCCTCACATCCCCATAGCCATCGTTATCAACAGGTGAAGTTACAGAGATACTAATAAGAAATCACAAAAATACGCATGGAGTGAAAGTGGAATATAGAAGAAAAAAGGATGGCTAATTAAGCATCTGACACAAATAAGCAAAGCTAGAACTAGTACGTCTGTTCCTTTAAAATGTCAAAACCATGCAGAGACAGTAATAACTCAATCTACGAAAGTTGCATTAATAGATCCCAAAATTGAGAATATTACAATGGACCAGCACAACTGGGCATGCAGTAGAGCAAGGGGCTACAAACACTTAAGCTGCCTATAAAGCTCACACCCCTGTTTTGCGCAATTCAGTAGCACCATGGGCAAAGTGGCACCTTTCTCCAAAAGTGCAAGAACCTTTAGCAAAATTCTCACACAGCTTAGTCTTGTAGTTGCTCATTGGAGGTGGAGGTCCTCCACCCTGTACTGCTGGTGCTCTTCCCGGGCCACCAACTGATCCAAGGCTACTGATCAACTCTCTTACCATGGCACTAGCCTGTGAAATTTGTTCAAATGAGCCCTCCAGCTCAATGTTCCTGAGATTTTTATCTGTTTCATGCTCGCGGATAGCCAGCTTGGCTCCTGTCTGCCGACAGATCTGCTTAGAGTTCACCCCGCCCTTCCCAATGATAGCTCCAGCAAGGGAAGCATCGACGCTGATCTTTGCAGTGGCTGAGGTACCAAAGCTAGCAGCAGGTCCTGAAATAGGAGGCTCCATTCGCCCACCAAAACGGCCAGGAATAGGTCCAGCCCCCATGGCACGTGGATCTTCTTGTGATGGCACGATAGGCTTGCCAATTTCCCAGTCCCCATGAGCAAAATGGCATTTGTCCCCAAACTTGCATCCCTCTGCTGAGTTGAACTTGTTGCAAAGTTTGGTTTTCACAGCAGGAGTATTCCCATTGGGCATGGGTGGTGCAGCTGCATTTCTTGATGCTGGAGATGGTGCCATATTCATCATCTGGGCAACAGCATTATAGCCACCAGGTACATAATGAAGAAAATGACAGTTCTCACCAAAAGGGCAGCCAGCAGTGCTGCATAAGAACAAGATAAACTTCAAAATCAGACTAAAATCAGATTTCGCATATCATATAGCAGCATGGATGATGCAGACAGCAGGCACAAGAAGATAATCACACTTTCAACACAATGGACTTAAAATATTAGAACAAGTGCACTCTAGACAGAACGCAAAATATCCTATTACACTAACCAAGCAATAACGGTCTTCCTGGACCATTAAGTGAAGTTATCAGGTTCGACGGTTATGATGTGAGATTGACTTAATCATGTAATCCAACTGCATGAAGCAGAGTCGAGAGATGCCAGAGTTCTATAATCTAAGTACCTAGCAGGCAATGAGCACGATAACTGCATAAAGCAGGTTTGGAGAGTCGATCCAACTTCCCAGAAGTCAAAGACCACCTCttgcctcccccccccccccccaaaaaaaaaaaaaaagaaaaacctcCAAAGCAGATAAACAAAGAAAACTATCCATTTGGAACAAAAGCAAAACAGCACTTCAAGAACAAaaattgaattaaaaaataaaaataaatggaaAAAAAATGTATTAACTCCAATATAGTCTTCTTTTATTAGCACCCACCACTCCACAATTCCAGAAAAGAAGACTATTAGTTTAGCACCAACATCAAATTGTTAAAAACAcctaaaagaaaagagaaagaaatcATTTTAAAAATCTCTTCCTCCCCAAAAAATGTCTAGCTTGCAAATTGGCTGGAAAACAAAAACACACAGAAAGATAAAAAAGCTTAGCAGCCTGGCTAGGCTGAATCACTTAAATGTGTTTCAAAAATATCTAATGTATGAAACTCACTCGCACATTGCTAAAGTATCAATACTTCTAATGGGAAAAAATACTACACCATCTCTTTTGTAATCAATATCCATAACCCAACTAGTAGGACACCACTTGCATTTGCTCTGAGTGTTCttttgaaataagaaaataaagtctACAAGAGCATATACACTTCCACGTTCTTCCAAGTGTCACATGCGACTCAGAAAATCTCAATGCAGAACCACTCATCACATGCGACTCAGAAAATCTCAATGCATAACCAGTCACATAATCAAAAGAATTAACAAAGATAGATAAATAGGATGCACAAAAAATCAAGGTAAACAGCACTGGAGCTTACAGATGTCCCTGAGTATTTTAATCTCAATATTTTTAACAGCAATtcacctcttcaaacaacttacaACAGTTCTCAGAGAGCCAAAAGAGTTCCAAAAAATGGGCCATTAAGACCAATAAACGGTAGCTAATATCCACTGTAGATTACAagaattaaactagagttaaagAGAAGCTAGTATACCTCGGTAAATAAGAGACAAAATCACGTACCTGCTATTCTAAATACATTACAAGAAGGCTGATAACAATTAAGATAATTGTGGGGCAAATAATTACATGATTATTGGGATACAACAAACCATAAAAGATTGTTGTTGAGAAAATATAGAAGTTTGTCATTGAGAAACCATATTGTTTCTCACTCCATCTCCACTATAGCTGGGAATGCTATCTCTGGAAAATTTGTTAACAATAGCTTGTATGTGAGAAACCATGGACATTATAATTCCTCCAAATACGTAATAGCTGACAATAATAATCTCAGCAAAATTGTTCATCGTTATGCTTCTAGAGCATTTTAGAGCATTTGGGGATCTCACGAGCAGAAATCTATTTTTTGGCGCTTATGACAAGAGAAGAATTATTAGAAATTATGAATTGTTGCACTTGAGATCAATTAAATTCCACAATAAattaaagttcaaacttcaaTATTAGATTACATAGGTAAAGATTTGAACCTGAAAAACTTCGTGCACGGCTTCGATTTGCTTCCTATACCACTTGATAACGAGTCCATTTCTGTTGCaccaaattaattaaattttttaccAGTTAGAAATTAGTTAGTTGTTTAAGAACTGATATAATTAGACAGACATCATAATTTTTATTACCAGCATAACAGGACTTACCTATAAGGTGAATATTATAACTCTTCAAGATAACCCACTTTCATCATACAAAGCAGATGTAACTATATTAAATTTCAATTCAGATGTTCTTTAGTTTTTTCTATGTATACGATAAAAACTATTGGTTATTCTCCATTTCATCCTTTAGGGtgagataaaaataaaatttccaaaatgcagtCTCTACTAGCCCTTTTAAATTCTAATCTTTTTACGACCAGAAATCTGTTTAGGGGCCAATCTTTAGGACTAAAGGCAGCCCTCGAAACTCCGGAATAATGGGGCCgaccctctacccttctccacttaaatgtCAGACCTAGTTCTCATGGGGCAGGGCTCGAACCTGTGACCTAAGTCACAAGTCTCAACACATTCTTAATATTATATCTGTAGCACTGTTCAAGAATTCAAATTCATTTAACAATTCGAATTTTTCAattgtttttttttcaaatatcacTCTAGTAGTTTCTTCCACTACTactattaaattaaattaaatcaaATAAATATCCCAAACAACGTTCCAGCCAAACGCTGGCCAACAATAAAAATGCTTCTATAACCACTAAAGAATATAACAAAAAGGTTAGTAAAACAGAGCAAAACAAGCAAGAAACTTAAAAGCAAAAGTAGATCTAAGAAGTTttgtaaaacaaaaaaaacaaaaacacaaaCCTGACTTAGCCTTCTTGAAACCTCCATTGGCATTGAAACCACCTTCGTTTCTGTTTCTCTTCCGAATGTCCATCTCTACTAACTCTCAGATCCAAACAGACGAACCAAAATTACAACTAAAAATAATGATAAAGTAGAGCAAAAATAGAAGCGTAAACGAAGAaagattttggaagaaaaaacCCTAACCCTAGAACTAGGGTTTTTCTCGAAGGGGGGAGAAGAAGGGTGTGGCGGTTGAAGAGAGAAGCAGAAAGCGTGATGAATAAGAGATGAGATAATAAATAGAACAAACAGTACCCACTAAATAATACTATCAACAATATTTACTATTAGTAGCAatagcaataataataataaatagtgGAATCCTATGATttgtaattttggatttggaaATTGGGGTTTAAATTTGGTTAAGAGTGTGAGTTTGGATTCCGCCCGCGAGTTCCTCGAAATTTGGATTTGGATGAGAAAAATCAGGGAAAGTCACGTGCTCTCTGTGATGTTAGCTGAGGGATCTAGTAAAAGTCACGTGCACCTCGTTCCATTTGGGCTGTAGTTGCTTTTGGGCTGAAATGCCAATGATAGCCCAGTAGTTAACCCAATTACGTAATCGTAAAATTTTCATGTGGTTTCAGTTTTGCGTTTGTACCAACTTTTAAAAGAGAGTTCAACTGATATTCAATTTTTGGATATTCATAcatttt
Encoded proteins:
- the LOC104107569 gene encoding zinc finger CCCH domain-containing protein 52-like, with product MDIRKRNRNEGGFNANGGFKKAKSEMDSLSSGIGSKSKPCTKFFSTAGCPFGENCHFLHYVPGGYNAVAQMMNMAPSPASRNAAAPPMPNGNTPAVKTKLCNKFNSAEGCKFGDKCHFAHGDWEIGKPIVPSQEDPRAMGAGPIPGRFGGRMEPPISGPAASFGTSATAKISVDASLAGAIIGKGGVNSKQICRQTGAKLAIREHETDKNLRNIELEGSFEQISQASAMVRELISSLGSVGGPGRAPAVQGGGPPPPMSNYKTKLCENFAKGSCTFGERCHFAHGATELRKTGV